In a single window of the Renibacterium salmoninarum ATCC 33209 genome:
- a CDS encoding glycoside hydrolase family 3 protein encodes MTSENLLREVNGVIWPGFLGSSVPDWLNDALSDGLAGVVYFRQNIESAKQLKDLSAQIRTLNPSAIIGVDEEGGNVTRLQTEHGSQLPGAAVLGRRDELAVTEAAGTAIGRLCRQSGINLAIAPVADVNTNPANPVIGVRSFGADTGLVARHTAAMVRGIQKTGIAACAKHFPGHGDTHTDSHLGLPRLEFDVAQLREQHLPPFQAASEAGVEAVMTAHIVLADLGEEPATTNSSTLQMLRESGFDGVIITDALDMAAIRETVGSGAGAVKAILAGTDLLCVGNPANPRASADPEPDRTDYLEVRDALLAAVQSGALPRERLKAAYQRNQSLATRIALATENPHSVNNSTEDPDWVDVAESVLWSNAPLSESLFAAKRISLRDLRGDQNLAIGAAGSFFHTAFAEYFELVEADVPDVVIADSLEDGSRQWRELSRLAALNPKLICLNAGLRPVQTPPAITVTAFGSSQISAQEVAGYFQKSAVPVL; translated from the coding sequence ATGACCTCTGAGAATCTACTGCGCGAAGTCAATGGCGTGATCTGGCCCGGCTTCTTGGGTAGTAGTGTGCCCGATTGGCTCAATGACGCGCTCAGTGACGGCTTAGCGGGAGTCGTATATTTTCGGCAAAACATCGAATCCGCCAAACAGCTGAAGGATTTGTCAGCCCAAATCCGCACGCTCAATCCGTCGGCAATTATCGGCGTCGATGAAGAGGGCGGCAATGTTACCCGCTTACAGACCGAACACGGTTCGCAGCTTCCGGGTGCCGCAGTTCTTGGCCGACGCGACGAGCTAGCTGTGACCGAAGCCGCCGGCACAGCCATCGGACGGCTCTGCCGGCAAAGCGGCATTAACCTGGCGATTGCGCCGGTTGCCGATGTCAATACCAACCCGGCAAATCCCGTTATCGGCGTCCGGTCGTTTGGCGCGGACACCGGTTTAGTCGCCCGACACACTGCTGCCATGGTTCGTGGGATTCAAAAAACCGGAATTGCCGCATGCGCCAAGCATTTTCCCGGCCACGGGGATACGCACACAGATTCTCACCTTGGGTTGCCTCGGCTGGAATTCGATGTGGCTCAACTACGCGAGCAGCATCTGCCGCCGTTTCAAGCTGCGAGCGAGGCCGGCGTCGAGGCTGTTATGACCGCCCATATCGTCTTAGCCGACCTTGGCGAGGAACCGGCCACCACTAATTCCTCAACGTTGCAGATGCTGCGCGAAAGCGGGTTCGACGGCGTAATCATCACCGACGCACTCGATATGGCGGCAATCAGAGAAACAGTCGGTTCCGGAGCTGGCGCGGTCAAAGCAATATTGGCCGGTACTGACCTGCTCTGCGTCGGCAACCCGGCTAATCCAAGAGCGTCGGCCGACCCCGAGCCTGATCGCACCGATTATTTGGAGGTCCGTGATGCTCTGCTTGCCGCCGTCCAAAGTGGTGCACTCCCCCGTGAACGGCTCAAAGCTGCCTACCAGCGCAATCAATCGCTAGCCACCCGGATTGCCTTAGCTACGGAAAATCCGCACAGCGTCAACAATTCCACCGAAGATCCGGACTGGGTTGACGTTGCCGAAAGCGTGCTGTGGAGCAATGCACCGCTGTCAGAATCACTTTTTGCTGCCAAACGAATTTCTTTGCGGGATCTTCGCGGTGACCAAAATTTGGCCATCGGCGCCGCGGGTAGCTTTTTCCATACCGCATTCGCCGAGTACTTTGAGCTGGTCGAAGCTGATGTGCCCGACGTCGTAATTGCTGATTCTTTGGAGGATGGCTCCAGACAATGGCGTGAACTTTCTCGACTTGCTGCGCTGAACCCAAAGTTGATTTGCCTCAATGCCGGTCTGCGCCCAGTTCAAACGCCGCCAGCGATCACGGTGACCGCCTTCGGTTCCTCCCAGATTAGCGCACAAGAAGTGGCAGGCTATTTCCAAAAATCAGCAGTGCCAGTGCTCTAA
- a CDS encoding MurR/RpiR family transcriptional regulator: protein MLTNAPGSPLAISADFSMRTEVRESPFRSGAMSSRLAQLALVDCIFIAVAQRRYDDAAHALELTREVVLPAQRRDFSL, encoded by the coding sequence GTGCTGACAAATGCGCCTGGTTCACCTTTAGCAATATCTGCCGATTTCAGCATGCGGACGGAAGTGCGTGAGTCGCCATTCCGCTCGGGAGCGATGTCTTCTCGTCTAGCTCAGCTTGCCTTGGTTGATTGCATATTCATCGCTGTTGCCCAGCGTCGCTATGACGATGCTGCCCATGCCTTGGAGCTCACCAGGGAAGTAGTCCTGCCAGCGCAACGGCGTGATTTCTCGCTTTGA
- a CDS encoding alpha/beta fold hydrolase: protein MGEIQVPGGTLPRPRTVPVNGANIAVFEFGLEPGPGVQTVLLMHGFPDDHRLWSPLIGELAEDFHLVAYDSRNAGKSWVTVGGLAPFVIEHLVDDVYAVLDSVGVDKAHIVAHNWGSVQAWSAVRDERAPKRVQSLLSVSGPDLRHYRHWLKRTLSNRQTRLQGLGQLAKSWYILFFQLPKLPEIMLPKVISGLRTGVQEDGLGTNAARGLALYRANTGIRKVRTSEFLPAARAKLQRSTKVPALLVQPIQDRFVSVDLAQGVHEWAPHTDTLPVHGGHWWPASHAPELARITKDWIGSHSAAADVA from the coding sequence ATGGGTGAGATTCAGGTTCCGGGCGGCACTTTGCCAAGACCGCGTACTGTGCCGGTGAACGGTGCCAACATTGCCGTGTTTGAATTTGGCTTAGAACCCGGGCCAGGCGTGCAGACCGTGCTGCTAATGCACGGGTTTCCGGACGATCATCGCTTGTGGTCCCCGCTCATCGGCGAGCTGGCCGAGGATTTCCATCTCGTTGCTTATGACTCCCGTAACGCCGGCAAGTCCTGGGTAACCGTCGGTGGCTTGGCACCCTTTGTGATTGAGCACCTTGTCGACGATGTTTATGCGGTTCTCGATTCAGTCGGCGTGGACAAGGCGCATATTGTGGCGCACAACTGGGGCTCAGTCCAAGCCTGGTCAGCAGTGCGCGATGAGCGAGCGCCGAAGCGAGTGCAGTCTTTGCTTTCGGTCTCGGGGCCAGATTTGCGACATTATCGACATTGGCTGAAGCGCACGCTGAGTAACCGGCAAACCCGCCTTCAAGGCCTAGGACAGTTGGCTAAATCTTGGTACATCCTGTTTTTCCAGCTGCCTAAGCTGCCAGAAATTATGCTGCCCAAGGTGATCTCTGGACTCCGCACGGGCGTGCAGGAAGACGGGCTGGGTACCAATGCAGCACGCGGGCTCGCTCTGTATCGGGCCAACACCGGGATACGAAAGGTTCGCACGTCCGAGTTTTTGCCAGCTGCCAGGGCCAAATTGCAACGCAGTACTAAGGTGCCAGCGCTTTTGGTGCAGCCCATCCAAGATCGATTCGTCTCGGTAGACCTTGCCCAGGGAGTGCACGAGTGGGCGCCCCATACCGACACGTTGCCAGTTCACGGTGGGCATTGGTGGCCAGCAAGTCATGCGCCCGAACTAGCCAGAATTACCAAGGACTGGATTGGATCGCATTCTGCTGCTGCCGACGTGGCATAA
- a CDS encoding RpiR family transcriptional regulator, with the protein MPRLRNFGRLIYLSEAHHGQFRLLSQQSSELGSATETISQTFSASDFLSAIPAASAEEDQLAGAADMLALELTSQDCLIGISGAQESPYLDAAMKSALRSGALTVRVCNSTAGISTGTSANEDEMLLALPLAAAEADPRLPDFHLTVQQMIVNLISAVCIARLGTATEIQTGDLRSTNETAFSRKQRTLMTATGLNAIDSAKMLIAADGSTKVAILMVMTGLPAERAHQILLREVDALENAAESQGR; encoded by the coding sequence GTGCCGCGGCTGCGCAACTTTGGTCGCTTGATCTACCTTTCCGAGGCTCATCACGGCCAATTTCGTCTGCTATCCCAGCAAAGTTCCGAGCTGGGTTCCGCCACGGAAACGATCTCGCAGACTTTTTCAGCTTCAGATTTTTTGTCAGCAATACCAGCCGCCAGCGCAGAAGAGGATCAGCTCGCCGGCGCAGCAGACATGCTTGCACTGGAGCTGACTTCGCAAGACTGCCTGATCGGCATTTCCGGTGCACAGGAGTCGCCCTATCTCGACGCCGCGATGAAATCAGCACTCCGATCCGGGGCCCTTACCGTCCGAGTCTGCAACAGCACAGCTGGTATTTCGACGGGCACTTCGGCAAACGAGGACGAGATGTTGCTGGCGTTGCCTTTAGCTGCTGCCGAGGCGGATCCTCGCTTACCCGATTTCCATCTGACCGTGCAACAGATGATCGTGAATTTGATCAGCGCGGTCTGCATAGCCAGGCTCGGCACAGCTACCGAGATCCAAACTGGTGATTTGCGTTCAACAAATGAGACTGCATTTAGTCGCAAACAACGGACTCTTATGACGGCCACCGGCCTAAACGCAATAGATTCAGCCAAGATGTTGATTGCTGCGGACGGCTCAACAAAGGTCGCGATTTTGATGGTGATGACCGGCTTGCCAGCAGAACGGGCGCACCAGATCCTGCTTCGTGAAGTGGATGCCTTGGAAAATGCCGCCGAGAGCCAAGGTCGATGA
- a CDS encoding aldo/keto reductase yields MARIGTSDLDVFPLALGGNVFGWTANQTQSENVLDAFVSSGGNFIDTADVYSAWAPGNSGGESETLIGEWHAARRNRDQVVIATKLSQHPQFKGLSAANVSAAAEASLQRLQTDYLDLYYAHYDDVQTPLEETVAALDGLVRAGKVRYIGISNYSSERVAEWLKIANAGGYALPVALQPEYNLVARKNFEQTLAPIASAHNLSVFPYYSLASGFLTGKYHSAEDFALSPRGAGAEKFLNADGLGVIDALSSIAESHNATITTTALAWLLAKPAVAAPLASARTVEQLPDLLAATSLKLTVEDVATLDSASARFA; encoded by the coding sequence ATGGCGCGCATCGGCACTTCTGACCTTGACGTCTTTCCATTAGCTCTAGGAGGCAATGTTTTCGGCTGGACCGCAAATCAAACGCAGTCCGAAAATGTCTTGGATGCTTTTGTGTCCAGCGGCGGTAATTTTATTGATACTGCAGATGTCTACTCCGCCTGGGCTCCGGGAAATTCGGGCGGCGAATCCGAGACTCTGATTGGTGAGTGGCATGCGGCGCGGCGCAATCGTGATCAGGTGGTTATCGCCACCAAACTGAGCCAGCATCCTCAGTTCAAAGGACTTTCAGCTGCTAATGTTTCGGCCGCAGCTGAAGCGTCGTTGCAGCGGCTGCAAACCGACTACCTCGATCTGTACTACGCACACTACGACGATGTACAAACGCCGCTGGAAGAGACGGTGGCGGCATTAGACGGCCTAGTTCGTGCTGGAAAAGTTCGCTATATCGGCATCTCAAACTACTCGTCGGAACGAGTCGCGGAATGGTTGAAGATTGCGAACGCGGGCGGATATGCCTTACCCGTTGCACTTCAGCCGGAATACAACCTCGTCGCGCGAAAGAACTTTGAGCAGACTTTGGCTCCGATAGCTTCAGCTCACAACCTCAGCGTATTTCCTTACTATTCGCTGGCCAGCGGATTCCTGACCGGGAAGTACCACTCTGCCGAAGACTTTGCGCTCTCACCTCGCGGGGCTGGTGCCGAAAAGTTCCTCAACGCTGATGGTCTTGGCGTGATCGATGCGCTGAGTTCTATCGCTGAATCCCACAATGCAACTATCACGACGACGGCGCTCGCTTGGTTGCTGGCTAAGCCAGCAGTAGCTGCCCCACTCGCGTCGGCGCGAACCGTGGAGCAACTGCCCGATTTGCTCGCCGCAACCAGCCTCAAGCTGACTGTTGAAGACGTCGCTACTCTGGACAGCGCTTCAGCGAGGTTCGCCTAA
- a CDS encoding ABC transporter substrate-binding protein, translating to MRSAASKPKFRFAASLLGIAVIAAPLAEAKPSNAADASDSSKTSTLKVAMPGEVDTLNHFTSIASSAQSVLALQYETLAGYDANNELVPAMADKWDTSTDGKVWTFHMPEGRKWSDDQPITAKDTEWTFSSIQSNDALKQANGTLVENVESVVAKDAQTLVMTLKNAQAPNPGSQLPIMPEHIWSKAADPSKFANDKDDVGSGPFVVVSYDKSAGVTMKANPNYRLGKAKVDGLIWVPYKNSDAAVQALKTGEVDVVGRLTATQFEALKDQPGITTNSGKT from the coding sequence ATGAGATCTGCAGCTTCCAAGCCCAAGTTCCGGTTTGCTGCGAGCCTATTGGGCATCGCCGTAATCGCAGCCCCCTTGGCAGAAGCTAAGCCGTCGAACGCCGCGGATGCCAGCGACAGCAGCAAGACCAGCACGCTCAAAGTTGCTATGCCTGGTGAAGTCGATACGTTGAATCACTTCACGTCTATCGCGAGTTCGGCCCAGAGCGTCTTGGCGCTGCAATACGAAACCTTGGCCGGCTACGACGCCAATAATGAACTAGTTCCAGCCATGGCCGATAAATGGGATACCAGCACCGATGGCAAAGTCTGGACCTTCCATATGCCAGAGGGCCGAAAATGGTCTGACGACCAACCCATCACGGCAAAAGACACGGAATGGACTTTCAGCTCGATTCAGTCCAACGATGCGCTCAAGCAAGCGAACGGCACACTCGTGGAGAATGTCGAAAGCGTTGTCGCCAAAGACGCACAAACCCTGGTCATGACGCTGAAGAACGCTCAAGCACCAAACCCGGGTAGCCAGTTGCCGATCATGCCAGAACACATCTGGTCAAAAGCGGCTGATCCTAGCAAATTCGCTAATGACAAAGACGACGTCGGATCAGGACCTTTTGTGGTCGTAAGCTATGACAAATCCGCCGGTGTCACGATGAAAGCTAACCCCAATTACCGGTTGGGAAAAGCCAAGGTTGATGGCCTCATTTGGGTGCCTTATAAGAACTCTGACGCCGCGGTACAGGCCTTGAAAACGGGCGAAGTCGATGTGGTTGGTCGGCTAACCGCGACTCAATTCGAGGCATTGAAAGACCAGCCCGGAATCACCACAAACTCGGGTAAGACGTAG
- a CDS encoding N-acetylmuramic acid 6-phosphate etherase — MLGVSASGRTPYVLGSLDAASARGALTIGFSCNASSPLGQQANFALDIEVGPEFVVGSTRLKAGTTQKLVLNMISTITMIRLGKTYRNLMVDLQATNAKLRARSERTVIQATGADLLAAQSALTAASGSVKVAILMILAGFSATEAVKVLAQNHGRLSQALHAE; from the coding sequence GTGCTTGGCGTTTCAGCATCTGGACGCACACCCTACGTACTGGGCTCCCTTGACGCAGCATCAGCCCGTGGCGCACTGACTATCGGCTTTTCGTGCAACGCCAGTTCCCCGCTAGGTCAGCAGGCAAATTTCGCCCTTGATATTGAGGTCGGTCCCGAATTCGTGGTGGGTTCCACTCGGCTGAAGGCTGGCACCACCCAAAAATTAGTCCTGAACATGATTAGCACCATCACTATGATTCGATTAGGAAAAACCTATCGGAACCTGATGGTGGATTTACAGGCAACCAACGCAAAATTGCGGGCCCGCAGCGAACGAACAGTCATTCAAGCCACCGGAGCTGATTTGCTAGCCGCGCAATCGGCTTTGACTGCGGCTAGTGGCTCAGTAAAAGTCGCGATTTTGATGATCCTGGCCGGTTTTAGCGCTACTGAGGCCGTCAAGGTACTTGCTCAGAATCACGGCCGATTGAGCCAAGCACTTCACGCCGAATAG
- the purH gene encoding bifunctional phosphoribosylaminoimidazolecarboxamide formyltransferase/IMP cyclohydrolase has protein sequence MQFDLIPIRRALISVYDKTGVEELAAGLHAAGVVIVSTGSTAARLRSAGIPVTGVEEVTGSPEMLDGRVKTLHPRIHAGILADRRLSDHVQQLSDHQIDAFDLVVVNLYPFVETVRSGAEQDAVVEQIDIGGPSMVRAAAKNHASVAVVVDPARYVDVVLAAQQGGFSLAVRQQLAAAAFAHTAAYDTAVASWTAAQFGDGTDPANNWPPYAGLALERSEVLRYGENPHQAAALYVDKAAAPGIAQADQLHGKAMSYNNFVDADAALRAAFDFSEPAVAIIKHANPCGIAVASADAVDPVAEAHARAHACDPMSAYGGVIAVNRPVTAGLAANLKGVLTEVIIAPSFEPEALERLQLRQDIRLLTLPEGYSRDAAEYRQVSGGVLVQMADTIEAEGDNPSNWTLAAGEAADEATLADLTFAWRAIRAAKSNAILLAHDGAAVGVGMGQVNRVDSCKLAVERANTLALDADGNPIERARGAVAASDAFFPFADGLQILLDAGVRAVVQPGGSKRDDEVIAAANAAGVTLYLTGARHFFH, from the coding sequence GTGCAGTTTGACCTGATCCCCATCCGCAGAGCGCTCATCTCGGTCTATGACAAGACTGGCGTTGAAGAATTAGCCGCGGGTCTGCACGCCGCAGGTGTGGTGATTGTCTCCACTGGCAGCACGGCAGCTCGGCTGCGCTCAGCAGGTATCCCAGTGACCGGGGTTGAAGAGGTTACTGGCTCGCCGGAGATGCTCGACGGCCGGGTGAAAACTTTACACCCCCGCATTCATGCAGGCATTTTGGCGGATCGACGCTTGTCGGACCATGTGCAGCAGCTCTCTGACCATCAGATCGATGCTTTTGATTTGGTCGTGGTGAATCTTTACCCCTTCGTTGAGACGGTTCGATCCGGCGCTGAGCAGGACGCAGTCGTCGAACAGATCGACATTGGTGGTCCCTCTATGGTGCGTGCTGCGGCGAAGAACCACGCTTCAGTGGCGGTTGTAGTAGACCCAGCGCGTTATGTCGACGTCGTATTGGCCGCACAGCAGGGCGGCTTCAGTTTGGCCGTGCGTCAGCAGCTGGCAGCTGCGGCTTTTGCGCATACCGCTGCCTATGACACGGCAGTTGCCTCGTGGACGGCGGCCCAATTTGGCGACGGCACTGATCCTGCGAACAACTGGCCGCCGTATGCGGGCCTGGCGTTGGAACGATCGGAAGTGCTCCGATACGGCGAAAATCCGCACCAAGCTGCCGCGCTTTACGTAGACAAGGCGGCCGCGCCCGGTATTGCCCAGGCGGATCAATTGCACGGAAAAGCCATGAGCTACAACAACTTTGTTGACGCTGACGCCGCGTTGCGGGCCGCCTTCGATTTCAGCGAACCCGCAGTGGCGATCATCAAGCACGCAAATCCCTGCGGCATTGCCGTCGCTTCGGCAGATGCGGTCGATCCGGTCGCCGAGGCACACGCCCGGGCACACGCCTGCGACCCGATGAGCGCTTACGGTGGCGTGATCGCGGTCAATCGTCCGGTGACCGCCGGGCTGGCGGCAAATCTAAAAGGTGTTTTGACCGAAGTCATTATTGCGCCGTCCTTTGAACCAGAAGCTTTGGAAAGGCTGCAACTGCGTCAAGACATTCGACTCTTGACCCTTCCAGAAGGTTACAGTCGGGATGCCGCGGAGTACCGCCAAGTTTCCGGTGGGGTTTTGGTACAGATGGCGGATACCATTGAAGCCGAAGGAGACAACCCGAGCAATTGGACACTTGCGGCTGGTGAAGCGGCCGATGAAGCTACATTGGCTGATTTGACCTTCGCCTGGCGCGCAATTCGGGCGGCGAAGTCGAATGCGATTCTGCTAGCTCACGACGGCGCTGCGGTAGGCGTTGGTATGGGACAAGTTAACCGGGTGGATTCTTGTAAATTGGCGGTGGAGCGGGCGAATACCTTGGCACTTGATGCCGACGGAAACCCGATTGAACGTGCTCGCGGTGCGGTTGCTGCTTCGGATGCTTTCTTCCCTTTTGCTGATGGCTTGCAAATCCTGCTCGATGCTGGAGTTCGTGCCGTGGTGCAGCCAGGTGGGTCAAAGCGCGACGACGAAGTGATTGCCGCAGCTAATGCTGCTGGTGTGACGTTGTATCTGACGGGCGCGCGGCACTTCTTCCACTGA
- a CDS encoding MurR/RpiR family transcriptional regulator → MTDFQALVSAHLNELTPAAYRVASVITDNLGEAVNLTISELAVKAKTSEPTVLRVCRVLGFKGYPQLRLALASEIGRIAGAEEGLGLPETALHPHDSLADVVAKVRFNETRGIDQTLAAADLDNLNTIATVLDGAEKIHLYGVGAGDLVAKDMYYKLFRVGRQAAVYTNPHDALMGAALMGKRDVAMAFSHSGTTVLTLDFITTAQKAALKPLC, encoded by the coding sequence ATGACAGATTTCCAGGCTCTGGTTAGCGCACATTTAAACGAACTGACCCCAGCGGCATACCGGGTTGCGTCCGTGATTACGGACAATTTGGGCGAGGCGGTCAATCTGACCATCTCAGAGCTCGCGGTCAAGGCAAAAACATCGGAACCCACCGTGTTGAGGGTTTGCCGAGTCCTCGGATTTAAGGGTTATCCGCAACTGCGCCTAGCGCTCGCCTCTGAGATAGGCCGGATCGCCGGAGCCGAAGAAGGACTGGGGCTTCCTGAGACCGCCTTGCATCCTCATGATTCTCTTGCTGACGTCGTCGCAAAGGTTCGTTTTAACGAAACTAGAGGAATCGATCAGACACTGGCCGCGGCCGATCTGGACAATCTGAATACCATTGCGACAGTGCTTGACGGCGCGGAGAAGATTCATCTTTACGGCGTGGGTGCAGGGGATTTGGTCGCCAAGGATATGTACTACAAACTTTTCCGCGTTGGCCGCCAGGCCGCGGTTTATACCAACCCGCATGATGCGCTGATGGGAGCGGCGCTCATGGGTAAACGTGATGTGGCGATGGCGTTTTCGCACAGCGGAACTACGGTGTTAACGCTCGATTTCATCACTACCGCGCAGAAAGCGGCGCTAAAACCGTTGTGCTGA
- a CDS encoding RpiR family transcriptional regulator, translating to MTEPDQQASLRNELSTLVTESGNPDLSDLDQLSTLELATAMNAQDSVVPTAIANAVPLIAEIIDQIAGRMEQGGRLIYVGAGTPGRLGVLDASECPPTFGVTPETVLGIIAGGDFALRNAVENAEDDADAGKKISPS from the coding sequence ATGACCGAGCCAGATCAGCAGGCCAGCCTCCGAAACGAGCTCAGCACTCTGGTCACGGAGTCTGGGAACCCTGATCTTTCAGATTTGGACCAGTTGAGCACCCTGGAGCTGGCCACAGCAATGAATGCGCAAGACTCCGTAGTGCCAACCGCTATTGCAAACGCAGTGCCGCTGATCGCAGAAATCATTGACCAGATCGCTGGACGAATGGAGCAAGGAGGCCGACTGATCTATGTGGGTGCTGGCACTCCAGGTCGGTTAGGTGTTTTGGACGCAAGCGAATGTCCGCCAACTTTTGGGGTTACGCCTGAAACGGTGCTGGGCATTATTGCCGGCGGCGATTTTGCGCTACGTAACGCGGTAGAAAACGCTGAAGACGATGCGGATGCCGGTAAAAAGATCTCACCGAGCTGA
- a CDS encoding ABC transporter substrate-binding protein, whose protein sequence is MALNIGTRAKDGTLMGDGNPALQDLNLRKAILMGMDNKTLLDKVLNGQGVESTGEVPASYSLYNWKNSDLPLKFNPDAANKLLDESGYVKGADGVRLDKTGKSLTLRLLGRNTDGTHQQIIDFVTKWLKNIGITVTPEMKSNVQVNDDSILGNVDMYFTGWNIGPDPDYQLSINQCSALPNADGTGGTSENGLCIPELDALIKAQHTELDQTKRSELVQKAQEMM, encoded by the coding sequence ATTGCGCTCAACATTGGCACCCGTGCGAAAGACGGCACCTTGATGGGAGATGGCAACCCGGCCTTGCAGGATCTCAATTTACGCAAGGCCATCTTGATGGGCATGGATAACAAGACTTTGCTAGACAAAGTTCTCAACGGTCAGGGCGTCGAGTCAACCGGTGAAGTTCCAGCGAGCTATTCCCTGTACAACTGGAAAAACTCTGACCTGCCGCTGAAATTTAATCCGGATGCCGCGAACAAGCTGCTCGATGAGAGCGGCTATGTTAAGGGCGCTGACGGCGTGCGACTTGATAAGACTGGTAAATCGCTGACATTACGGCTACTGGGCCGCAATACCGACGGAACGCATCAACAAATCATCGATTTCGTCACGAAGTGGCTGAAGAACATTGGCATCACGGTCACCCCTGAGATGAAGTCCAATGTCCAGGTGAATGACGATTCGATCCTTGGCAACGTTGATATGTATTTCACGGGCTGGAATATTGGACCAGATCCCGACTATCAGCTGTCAATCAACCAGTGCTCAGCACTGCCAAATGCGGACGGCACCGGTGGAACGTCGGAAAACGGTCTCTGCATTCCAGAACTTGATGCATTGATCAAAGCTCAGCACACCGAGTTGGATCAGACCAAGCGCAGTGAATTGGTGCAGAAGGCACAAGAGATGATGTAA